The proteins below come from a single Oncorhynchus keta strain PuntledgeMale-10-30-2019 chromosome 1, Oket_V2, whole genome shotgun sequence genomic window:
- the LOC118390651 gene encoding inhibitor of growth protein 5-like isoform X1 gives MATAIYLEHYLDSIENLPCELQRNFSLMRDLDNRTEEKKGEIDKLAEEYISSVRNFATEQRVVHLQKIQSAYCKCKEFSDDKVQLAMQTYEMVDKHIRRLDADLARFENELKEKLEVSGYDSPEGRGLKKGEGRGLREKRGPKGRGRKSSDEDSPRKKKLKNSPELSDALLPMQPSDVLDMPVDPNEPTYCLCHQVSYGEMIGCDNPDCPIEWFHFACVDLATKPKGKWFCPRCTQDKKKK, from the exons GTATTGAGAATCTGCCCTGTGAACTACAGAGGAACTTTTCACTGATGCGGGACCTGGACAATAGAACTGAAG AGAAAAAAGGAGAGATCGACAAGCTGGCAGAGGAGTACATCTCAAGTGTAAGGAACTTTGCTACGGAACAGAGGGTTGTGCACCTGCAGAAGATCCAGAGTGCTTACTGCAAGTGCAAAGAGTTCAGCGATGACAAAGTGCAGCTTGCCATGCAGACATATGAAATG GTGGACAAGCATATCCGCAGGCTGGATGCAGACCTGGCCCGATTTGAGAATGAGCTGAAGGAGAAGCTGGAAGTGAGTGGCTATGACAGTCCAGAAGGAAGAGGGTTAAAGA AGGGTGAAGGTCGGGGACTGAGGGAGAAGCGTGGGCCCAAGGGGAGAGGCAGGAAATCATCGGATGAGGATTCTCCCAGGAAGAAAAAGCTTAAAAACAG CCCAGAATTGAGTGACGCTCTCCTGCCAATGCAACCGTCAGATGTTTTGGACATGCCAGTTGATCCAAATGAGCCAACATACTGCTTGTGCCATCAAGTGTCATATGGAGAGATGATTGGATGTGATAACCCTGAT TGCCCAATTGAGTGGTTTCACTTTGCTTGTGTTGATCTTGCTACGAAGCCAAAGGGAAAATG GTTTTGTCCACGATGCACCCAGGATAAGAAGAAAAAATGA
- the LOC118390651 gene encoding inhibitor of growth protein 5-like isoform X2 — translation MRDLDNRTEEKKGEIDKLAEEYISSVRNFATEQRVVHLQKIQSAYCKCKEFSDDKVQLAMQTYEMVDKHIRRLDADLARFENELKEKLEVSGYDSPEGRGLKKGEGRGLREKRGPKGRGRKSSDEDSPRKKKLKNSPELSDALLPMQPSDVLDMPVDPNEPTYCLCHQVSYGEMIGCDNPDCPIEWFHFACVDLATKPKGKWFCPRCTQDKKKK, via the exons ATGCGGGACCTGGACAATAGAACTGAAG AGAAAAAAGGAGAGATCGACAAGCTGGCAGAGGAGTACATCTCAAGTGTAAGGAACTTTGCTACGGAACAGAGGGTTGTGCACCTGCAGAAGATCCAGAGTGCTTACTGCAAGTGCAAAGAGTTCAGCGATGACAAAGTGCAGCTTGCCATGCAGACATATGAAATG GTGGACAAGCATATCCGCAGGCTGGATGCAGACCTGGCCCGATTTGAGAATGAGCTGAAGGAGAAGCTGGAAGTGAGTGGCTATGACAGTCCAGAAGGAAGAGGGTTAAAGA AGGGTGAAGGTCGGGGACTGAGGGAGAAGCGTGGGCCCAAGGGGAGAGGCAGGAAATCATCGGATGAGGATTCTCCCAGGAAGAAAAAGCTTAAAAACAG CCCAGAATTGAGTGACGCTCTCCTGCCAATGCAACCGTCAGATGTTTTGGACATGCCAGTTGATCCAAATGAGCCAACATACTGCTTGTGCCATCAAGTGTCATATGGAGAGATGATTGGATGTGATAACCCTGAT TGCCCAATTGAGTGGTTTCACTTTGCTTGTGTTGATCTTGCTACGAAGCCAAAGGGAAAATG GTTTTGTCCACGATGCACCCAGGATAAGAAGAAAAAATGA
- the cep19 gene encoding centrosomal protein of 19 kDa — MPFVAKRCGVQFSPPSIVLIYESNVQDTNKIRKRIIPVRNFSNCSDCCMAAERMKHHIRHRAYLESVSLGQLERLHIVLRDHMQGHSLEHTLASLRLDPEEDLNKLDDEELARKKVQMDKLFERNRRRKDDPDFVYDLEVEFKGEVAREPCSWDEEESDDGF, encoded by the exons ATGCCTTTTGTGGCTAAACGATGCGGTGTTCAATTCAGCCCACCATCAATCGTTTTAATTTATGAAAGTAATGTTCAGGATACAAACAAGATCCGAAAAAGAATCATACCTGTGAGGAACTTCTCGAACTGTTCAG ACTGCTGCATGGCTGCGGAGAGAATGAAGCACCATATTCGGCATAGGGCATACCTGGAGAGTGTTTCATTGGGGCAACTGGAGAGGCTTCATATAGTGCTGCGGGATCACATGCAGGGCCACAGCCTGGAGCACACTCTAGCCTCCCTCCGCCTGGACCCCGAGGAGGACCTCAACAAGCTGGATGATGAGGAGCTTGCGCGCAAGAAGGTCCAAATGGACAAACTCTTTGAGCGTAACCGAAGGCGGAAAGATGACCCTGACTTTGTCTATGACCTGGAGGTGGAATTTAAAGGGGAGGTTGCTCGGGAACCATGCAGCTGGGATGAAGAGGAGTCTGATGATGGGTTTTAA